In one window of Streptosporangiales bacterium DNA:
- a CDS encoding alpha/beta fold hydrolase: MELREEFGWRGRRVRWGRQGSGEPVVMCHGTPWSSVLWRPYAEALSREYTVYLWDMPGYGTSSKDAGHPVSLDVQGELFAALLEHWELDRPHVVAHDYGGAVTLRAHLLHSAEYASLALVDVVALAPWGSDYFRLVKENADVFTALPAAIHEPAVRAYIAGASHRGLTDDQLDELVQPWLGAEGQAAFYRQIAAADQRYTDDVQPRYGSLDLPVCVLWGTEDTWIPVDRAHRLAETIPGAELELIEAAGHLIQLDAPVALTSALHRWLARQTN; this comes from the coding sequence ATGGAGTTGCGCGAAGAGTTCGGCTGGCGCGGACGGCGGGTGCGGTGGGGTCGACAGGGCAGTGGTGAGCCCGTGGTGATGTGCCACGGCACGCCCTGGTCGTCGGTGCTGTGGCGGCCGTACGCCGAGGCGCTCAGCCGCGAGTACACCGTCTACCTGTGGGACATGCCCGGTTACGGCACATCGTCGAAGGACGCCGGGCACCCCGTGTCGCTGGACGTACAAGGCGAGCTGTTCGCCGCACTGCTCGAGCACTGGGAGCTGGACCGGCCGCACGTCGTCGCGCACGACTACGGCGGCGCCGTGACGCTGCGCGCCCACCTGCTGCACTCCGCCGAGTACGCGTCGCTGGCCCTCGTCGACGTGGTCGCTCTCGCGCCCTGGGGTTCGGACTACTTCCGGCTGGTGAAGGAGAACGCGGACGTCTTCACCGCGCTGCCCGCAGCGATCCACGAACCGGCCGTACGTGCGTACATCGCGGGCGCGAGCCACCGCGGCCTCACCGACGACCAGCTGGACGAGCTGGTGCAACCGTGGCTGGGGGCGGAGGGGCAGGCGGCGTTCTACCGGCAGATCGCGGCGGCCGACCAGCGGTACACCGACGACGTCCAGCCGCGGTACGGCTCGCTCGACCTGCCGGTGTGCGTGCTCTGGGGCACCGAGGACACCTGGATCCCCGTGGACCGCGCACACCGCCTCGCCGAGACGATCCCCGGGGCGGAGCTCGAGCTGATCGAAGCCGCCGGCCACCTGATCCAGCTGGACGCGCCGGTGGCCCTGACGAGCGCCCTGCACCGCTGGCTCGCGCGCCAGACCAACTGA